A portion of the Melitaea cinxia chromosome 1, ilMelCinx1.1, whole genome shotgun sequence genome contains these proteins:
- the LOC123656870 gene encoding protein naked cuticle homolog, whose protein sequence is MTCYETLRASAPAADAPMAHHFVKWWRNKFRNGYKKFSLGTEGDRTDTEELVGRAASQCSAPPDLLPSEARVLLQPATPPPIPARKSDHLPKRLPSPERSAENADDKQPRLRFEELTCDVELKHPESSKQQPLQFSFTLYDLDGHGRMTKDDIAGIVSTIYESIGKSVTVPHYGSKTIQVRLTVVPEDGRTRDQCDRERREGRKKYRREQLSNANVTTPIDGVENSEDEHQDRLSNDDVASSKSSCSGERQPPQRPAPVLRQRYHRHARREVRERKHAKKRSGSLQRRELLEIIQANMEKNHLSFQTSRKPYEPVVHEEEITNKYHKLRNRSYTVNEKPLKYQKKPETSNGYLDLASGGDSNLCRYDRYLHAVICSSARHAHTGYHQKQPRISRQPHNMANPKSRSHDLHKQSKQPRVLQIIFL, encoded by the exons ATGACGTGCTACGAAACGTTGAGAGCTTCGGCACCCGCCGCAGACGCCCCCATGGCGCACCACTTTGTCAAGTGGTGGCGCAACAAGTTTAGAAATGGATATAAGAAATTTAGTC ttggtACGGAGGGCGACCGAACTGACACTGAAGAATTAGTGGGTCGTGCAGCGTCTCAGTGTTCCGCTCCGCCAGATCTTCTACCAAGCGAAGCAAGGGTTTTGTTACAGCCCGCTACTCCGCCTCCTATTCCTGCAAGGAAATCGGACCACCTTCCCAAAAGGTTACCATCGCCTGAAAGGTCCGCGGAAAACGCTGATGACAAACAGCCCAGATTACGATTTGAG GAATTAACATGTGATGTTGAACTGAAACATCCAGAATCATCTAAACAGCAACCGCTACAATTCTCCTTTACACTTTACGACCTCGATGGACACGGTCGAATGACAAAAGAT GATATAGCCGGAATAGTGTCGACGATATACGAGTCGATAGGAAAATCGGTCACGGTTCCGCATTACGGATCCAAAACTATACAAGTACGCTTAACGGTTGTTCCGGAGGACGGGCGAACGCGTGACCAGTGTGACAGGGAGAGGAGAGAGGGACGGAAGAAATATAGAAGAGAACAGCTATCTAACGCCAACGTTACGACACCCATTGACGGAGTCGAGAATAGCGAAGATGAACATCAAGACAGATTATCTAACGATGATGTCGCTTCTTCTAAATCGTCGTGTTCTGGGGAACGTCAACCGCCGCAAAGACCTGCGCCGGTTCTGAGGCAAAGGTATCACAGACACGCGCGCAGGGAAGTGCGCGAAAGAAAGCACGCGAAAAAAAGATCGGGAAGCTTACAGCGTCGCGAATTACTTGAAATAATACAGGCGAACATGGAAAAAAATCATTTGAGTTTTCAAACTTCAAG AAAGCCTTACGAACCAGTTGTCCATGAAGAAGAAATCACGAATAAATATCATAAGCTTAGAAATAGATCGTACACCGTCAATGAGAAACCGTTGAAGTATCAAAAGAAACCAGAAACGTCGAACGGGTACTTAGATTTGGCGAGTGGTGGTGACTCGAATCTTTGTAGGTATGATAGGTATTTGCACGCGGTTATTTGTTCATCAGCGCGGCATGCTCATACTGGTTACCATCAAAAGCAACCTCGAATAAGTCGGCAACCCCACAACATGGCGAACCCAAAATCACGCTCCCACGATCTACACAAGCAATCAAAACAACCGAGAGTACtccaaattatatttttatag